One Gemmatimonadaceae bacterium genomic window, GGCGAGCGCGCCGAGGAGCAGCGCGTCTGGCGATTGCAAGGCGGCAGCGCGCCCACCTATCTCCTCGACATCCCCGCCGCCTTCGAACGCAGCGCGATCTATGGTGAAAACGACGACCATCGTCGCTTTCTCCTGTTTGCCCGCGGCGTCCTCGACCTCCTCCAGCACCTGCGCGAAGTGGACGGATGGCAGCCCGACGTGGTGCACTGCCACGACTGGCACGCCGCACTCGTCCCCAATTACCTGCGGACGACACTCGCCTACACCTTCGGCCACATCGCCACCGTCTTCACCATCCACAACCTCGCCTACCAGGGCTTTGCCCCGTCGTCCACGATGGGGCTGGCGGGGCTCGGCGAGTGGGGATCGCTGGAGGACGCGTTAGGGGGGCGCTTCTACGGCGCCTTCAACTTCATGGCGCGCGGCATCGTGCACTGCGACATCGTCAGCACGGTGAGCCCCACGTACGCCGAGGAGATCATGACGCCGGAGTATGGCGAGGGGCTCGACGGCGTCCTGCGCTCTCGTCGCGATCGCCTGGTGGGGATCCTCAACGGGATCGACACGATGGTCTTCGATCCGTTCACCGACCCCAACCTCGCCGCCCCATACCGCGCCGACAGCCCCGCCGGCAAGGCCACGTGCAAGGCCGCGCTCCAGCGCGAGGCCAAGCTCCCCGTCGAAGGCCATCGCCCCCTCCTCGGCGTCGTCTCCCGCCTTGCCGACCAGAAAGGGTTCGATCTCCTCGAAACGGTCCTCCCCTGGCTCCTGCGCGACACCGACGCGCAACTCGTCCTCCTCGGCAGTGGTCATCCGCATCTGGAAGGCGTCTTCCGCCGCCATGCCGCCGAGCATCCGGATCGCATCTTCGTACGCACCGCCTTCGATGCGTCGATGGCGCAGCGCATCTATGCGGGGAGCGACATGTTCCTCATGCCGTCGCGCTTCGAGCCCTGCGGCCTGGGGCAGATGATCGCGCTGCGCTACGGGAGCGTCCCGATCGTGCGCGCCACCGGCGGGCTCAACGACACCGTGCGTGAGGGGCTCGACGGCAACGGCTTCCGCTTTCATCCGTTTGAGGCGTATCACTTCGGCGGCGCCATCTGGCGCGCGCTGCAGGCGTATCGCGATCGTGAGGGATGGGCGCTGCTGCGCGAACGCGGCATGCGCGAGGACAACTCCTGGTCACACGCCGCACACGTCTACGCGCGGATGTACGTCGCGGCGATGCGCACGCGGGGGCGCTAGCGCGGTCACTCGCGCAACGACTAACGACAGGTAGCACATCACCGACGGACCCACACGAGGAGGGAGCATGCCGCACCTTCGCCGGCCGCTGGCCCGTGAGTACGCCGCCATCCTGTCCGCCGAGATCGCACTCGTCCCCGACGTCGCCGACTTTGCCGCCATGTTGCGTGACAACGCCGACGTCACGCGCGCACTGGCCGCCGGCTTTGGCGAGGCACAGGCGGCACTGCGCTATGCCCCCGGCAAGTGGAGCGTGCGCGAGACCATCGGGCACTTGAGCGATTGCGAGCGCGTGCTCAGCTATCGGTTGCTGCGCGCGCTGCGTGGCGATGCCACGCTCCTTCCCGGCTTCGACCACAACGCCTGGGTCCCCGCTGCGCAGTTCGAGCGCCGTACGCTCGCCGACGTGGTGCGCGAGTTCAGCGCCGTGCGCAACGCGACCGTGGCACTGCTCGACAGCGCCGCCGCCGAAACGTTCGAGTTCCGCCTCAACGTGGGGACCGGGCACATCACTGGCGTTGCCCTCGCGTATCTCATCGCCGGGCACGAGCTGCACCATCAGGGGATACTGCGGGAGCGGTATCGGGAACCCCTCTCAGGATAGAAGACGAGAAGACGAGAAGACGGGAAGACGAGACGTCCTAGAAACCTTCCGGGCGGGCGGAGGCGGCGTTGGAGGCGCGCTCCAGGGCGATGCCGACGCGCGTGATCGTGCCCTCGTCAAAGAGACGGCCAATGAGGGTGACGCCGTGGGGGACGCGGCGCGGGGGATTAAATGTGGGGAGCGGGTTGCGGGGGTCGGGGGCCCAGTCGCTGCGCGCGGTGGAGACAGTCACGAAGCCGGTGCGCAGCGTCAGCGATGGATGCCCCGTGAAGTTGGTGACCGTGAGGGCCTCGTCGCGCAGCGAGGGGACGAGCAGGAGGTCCACCTCGGCGAACATCGACGCCAGCTCGTGCGCGAAGCGCCGGCGCAACCGGTCGGCCTGGACAAAGTCGACCGCCGACAGGAAGCGCGCCATGCGGAAGAGGTTGGGCCACGCATCGGGGACCTGCGACCTGAGCGTGCGGTCCTTGCCCGACAACGTGAGCTCCTCGAAGGCCGCGGCCCCTTCGCTGAACAGGATGTTCATCAGCGCGTTGTGCGGGATGTCGGGCCATGTCAGGTCGACGGGGACGAGTCCAAGCGTCCGCAGCGACTCCACCGCCGCACGGTCGACCGCCGTCGCTGGCGCCTCCTGCATCCACGCCGGGAAGATCCCCACCTTGAGCCCCTTCACCGGCCGCGACGCGTCGTAGTCGAGCGGGGCATCGACGCTCGACACATCACCCGCGTCGGCGCCGCCGATGGCTCGCAACACGAGCATTGCATCCTCGACGCCGCGCGTCATGGGCCCCAGCTTATCCAGCGACCAGCACAGCGTCATGGCGCCGGTGCGCGGCACGCGCCCAAACGTCGGTCGCAGCCCGGTCACGCCGCAACGCATGCTGGGGCTCACGATGCTCCCCCCCGTTTCGCTCCCGATCGAGAAGCCGACGAGCCCCGCCGCGGTTGCAGCTCCCGGACCGGCGCTCGACCCCGACGCCCCTTCCTCGGGGAGCCAGGGATTCATCGTCTGTCCCCCGAACCAGATGTCGTTGAGTGCCAGCGCGCCGAGCGAGAGCTTGGCGATGAGCACCGCCCCCGCCTGCTGCAATCGCGCCACCACCACCGAGTCGCGCGTGGGGACGCGGTCGCGGAACGGCTCGGCGCCGTAGGTCGTCGCGATCCCCGCCGTGTCGAGGAGGTCCTTGACCCCGAACGGGATCCCGTGCAGCGCCCCGCGAAAGCGTCCTGCCGCGATCTCCGCGTCGGCGGCGCTGGCCTGCGCGCGCGCGCGATCGGCGGTGAGCGTGATGACGGCGCGCAGCCGCGCGTCGTGCCGGGCGATGCGCGCCAGGTAGATCTCCGTCAGCCGCAACGACGTGAGCTGCCGGCGCTCGATCCAGCGCGAGAGCGCGGTGAGCGGGGCGAACGCGATGTCGTCGTCGGTGGCGGGAAGGGCCCCGGCGTCGAGCGCGGCGCGAACGAAGCGTGCGCGCGATGGCGGCGTGACGCCTACCGCCTGCGCC contains:
- a CDS encoding glycogen synthase, which translates into the protein MNVLFVAAEVDPLVKTGGLADVAGALPAALRAIGHDVRVAMPRYRALREKGVAMDGPIAASFLPIGERAEEQRVWRLQGGSAPTYLLDIPAAFERSAIYGENDDHRRFLLFARGVLDLLQHLREVDGWQPDVVHCHDWHAALVPNYLRTTLAYTFGHIATVFTIHNLAYQGFAPSSTMGLAGLGEWGSLEDALGGRFYGAFNFMARGIVHCDIVSTVSPTYAEEIMTPEYGEGLDGVLRSRRDRLVGILNGIDTMVFDPFTDPNLAAPYRADSPAGKATCKAALQREAKLPVEGHRPLLGVVSRLADQKGFDLLETVLPWLLRDTDAQLVLLGSGHPHLEGVFRRHAAEHPDRIFVRTAFDASMAQRIYAGSDMFLMPSRFEPCGLGQMIALRYGSVPIVRATGGLNDTVREGLDGNGFRFHPFEAYHFGGAIWRALQAYRDREGWALLRERGMREDNSWSHAAHVYARMYVAAMRTRGR
- a CDS encoding DinB family protein; amino-acid sequence: MPHLRRPLAREYAAILSAEIALVPDVADFAAMLRDNADVTRALAAGFGEAQAALRYAPGKWSVRETIGHLSDCERVLSYRLLRALRGDATLLPGFDHNAWVPAAQFERRTLADVVREFSAVRNATVALLDSAAAETFEFRLNVGTGHITGVALAYLIAGHELHHQGILRERYREPLSG
- a CDS encoding amidase codes for the protein MNTRRQFLIQAPIGILGVAAACRGEEQGETGGKGAAGGPPPTPGAPVAFGTAPVVGPEVTAITFAEAAKLAQVTHREDERAMMAESWRRTLASTMERRSGPRTVALPPELSPASTWRPAQAVGVTPPSRARFVRAALDAGALPATDDDIAFAPLTALSRWIERRQLTSLRLTEIYLARIARHDARLRAVITLTADRARAQASAADAEIAAGRFRGALHGIPFGVKDLLDTAGIATTYGAEPFRDRVPTRDSVVVARLQQAGAVLIAKLSLGALALNDIWFGGQTMNPWLPEEGASGSSAGPGAATAAGLVGFSIGSETGGSIVSPSMRCGVTGLRPTFGRVPRTGAMTLCWSLDKLGPMTRGVEDAMLVLRAIGGADAGDVSSVDAPLDYDASRPVKGLKVGIFPAWMQEAPATAVDRAAVESLRTLGLVPVDLTWPDIPHNALMNILFSEGAAAFEELTLSGKDRTLRSQVPDAWPNLFRMARFLSAVDFVQADRLRRRFAHELASMFAEVDLLLVPSLRDEALTVTNFTGHPSLTLRTGFVTVSTARSDWAPDPRNPLPTFNPPRRVPHGVTLIGRLFDEGTITRVGIALERASNAASARPEGF